The genomic interval GATATATTAAAGGAAGTTCACGCTACTGAAGATAGTTTTCAACGGGCGCTTGCTCTTAGCAAATTGGTGCCCTTCAAACCCGAAATTCTGTCAGAGGTACTAGGATCGGCTCGCTCTATTCGTGCTGTAGGTCAAATCAAAATCTTGAGTAACTTGATTCCCTACCGACCAGCTCTTTTGCAGGAGGCATTAAAAGCTGCCCGTGAGGTTTTAGATAATCATGTCCGTTCTAACGTTATGAGTAGCCTGGTTCCTTATGCACCAGAAATTTTGTCAGAAGTGTTAGAAACGATTCATGCAATCCCAGGCGATGTTCCTCGTGCGTATGCTCTGGGCACGCTTGTTGCTCAGTGTAACTTAGGCTCCCAGAACTATGACTTCTGGAAAGAGATTCTCCACACGCTAGCAAACCGCGATCGCCAAGACCTACTCAGAAACATCCCTAATTTGAGCCGAGCTATTTTTGAGCTAGGTGGGGAAGAAGCGATCGCTGGGGTTTTTCAAGCAATTCAACAAGTATGCCGATGGTGGCGTTAGTAGCAGGAGTAACACTTTAGAAGATTTAGGTAGTGGGCGATCGCTTAGGGATGGCTGAGGGGGCGTAGCATTTGGGCGAGGAATGGGGGAGTGGTGCAAGGGTTGATCTGCCAAATGCTGCGCCCGTACGGGAGGGGCGATCGCTTACTTCCCCGACGTGTATTTCGAGAGCAATTCCTTACCGGGTTCTCCCAGTCGTTTCACCATTGCTTCGATCTTCTCTAACGCTAAGGGAGAGGGTTTAGCGTGTTTGTTTTCCCAACGATTGACCGTTGGAAACGTCACCCCTAACTGAGCGGCAAACTTTTCTTGCGTTAACCCTAAGCGATGCCGCAAATCACGAATTAAGTCACCGATTTTGACGCAATCGGACAATGCTGTTTTTTGAATCGTCATAGTTGGAGATATGGCTGCATTATGGCTCTATCAGAGGTTATAGCAACATTCATAGCTCTTGTGACCAGAAGCATAAGTGCGATCGCTCTTTGAGACACATGGAGTCTCAATCGTGGGGGATGGGGTGATTGCTGGGATAGGGTTCGTCATTTTAGAGTGGGCATCCTGGGAGTGATTTGCCGCTCGGTTTATGAATGCGATTTAGCGCAGAGGGATGCAGTGACGATTTTGACGGTAGCTGATCAGCCTGTGTTTTTCCCATCCGTTCCAATATCGCCTGAGTTAGATGGTTATATCTATCTGGCTCAAGCTCTCTGTGAGGGAGAGTTTGGCGCGAATCGTTTGTTAGAGCAGCAGTCTCGTGTTGATACCATCACGATCTATTCGGCGGGGTGGTTTGGCTATCTGCCACTGGCTCCGGTGGTGTCGGTGTCATTGGTGGAGGTGCGGCGCGGGGTTGATTCGTGGTCACGGTCAATTGGCTTACCGGAGTGGATGCCTTTAGCAGGTGGGGCTTACTCCATCACTCCTGATAGTGGACGGGTGCAGATCTCGGTTCCTGCGGATGAGGCGCGGATTACGTACATGGCGGGGTTTGACTTCACCCAACCTGTGTTGGAAGTGCAGAAGATTAAGGCGATCGCTGGCTTAGTCCTCTCCCACATGGCAACCAAAAACCCTGGACTGGATAGCCTATCCGTTAATCCAGCGACAGGAGACGCTACGAGTCATAACTACGCCAAATTGGATGACTACCTCAAAACGATTCTGCTGCCACTGAAGCGATATATTCCCAGGAGCTTATGAGTCGTCGTCGAAGGAGAAAGCAGCAAAGCCAGAGCAGTGAGCCTACACCGCGTAGTCTGCCGTCGTCATCGTTTGGGTTGCGTCTTTCGTCATCGTTCTTTGCCTCAATTCCTGACACTGAGGAATTCCCGACGCGATCGCCCGATTTAGCAAAACAAATCATCGACCTGGTGAACCATTGCCCAGAAGCGGGGGTAGCACTGGAGGTTCTTTGCGCCTATGCCTTGTCGAGTGGAACTGGCGATGAACTGGGCTTTGCCGTCCTGCCGGATGAGAACGATCCACGACCCAACACGGTGAAGATTGCGAGAGCAGTCATAGACCGAGTGGGGGATATTTGGCTGTGGTGGCAAGTGATCTGGCGGTTCCTCGCCTGGGGCGATGCCTTTGGCTTGATGGAGATTGATACTAAAGCGATGCAGGTAGAGGCTCTGCGCCTGCTCCCAACCTGGCAAATTCACGCTATCCCCGATGAAACGACGGGGCAAATTATCCACTATGAACAGCGGTTTGGTGGACGGAGGGAACATGCTGTTATCCAACCGTTAAGCATGGTGCAGTGGTCATACAATCGCCGTTACCTGTATGGGCGATCGCTCTACAGAGAAGCCTTACCCGATTGGGCAAAACTGAAGGATGTAGACCAGGATCTAAGTGATGCCAGTCGGGAAGCTGCGCTCCAACCCAACGTTCACATCATGCCACCGGGGGCGGATGAGAACTACAAGCAGGCTTACAAGAGTGACCACGAAGCCCGCAAAAAGAAAGGCATTGTGCCGGATATTTACCTGCTGCAAGGGGCTGAAGTTAAAAAGCCAATGGGTCTGCCGTCGTCGTTTCCGCTCACTGGTTTCCTTGACCATCACCTGATGAGACGGGCACGTATTGCGATGCGATCGCGTGTGCCTCCCTACCTGCTGGGCATTGATAGCAAGTTTGCTAAAGAGATCTCAATGCAACCTGCGATCGCCTTTGTGGTTCAGGTGGGTTTGGTGCGTCAGTTGTTTAGTGCGGGGTTACGACAACTCATCAACACAGAATTGGCACTCAAAAACGTCTCACCTAACAATTGGGTGTACCGGATCGTGTTTCCGAAAATCAACGTCAATCCCTACGCTGAACTGATTGAAGAGGATGTCGATCAGCCGGGGGTGACGGATTCCGATTTTGTGATGAATGGAGGTGGTTATGACTGATGTGGTGGTGAGGGCGATCGCAACTGATAACCTGGTGTGCCGAAATTCGGCGCGGTATCCGGCGATCGAACTGCCGAAGTTAGCCGTATATCTGGTGGGTAAGCCTGCCAGTATCGATCATCCGTCTGCGTTCCGTGGCACGGTCAAGGATGAGTGGGGGAACATCACCGCTGCCGGGGTGGAGAAAGCAGAACCTCCAACAGACCTGGACGATCACAATAAGCTGATTGTCCAGAAAGAGGGCTATCACTACGTCTGGACGGACATTACCTGTGATGTAGCGGTAGAGCACATTGAAGCGTTTAAGAAAGATTTGCGGCGGCGGGTGTCGATCGCGGCGATGTATCAGTTCATGCGCTGCCCTGGCTGTACCTGTGGAGAAGACGTGTTTTCGGAGAAGTGCCCCAACTATTTTTGGGAGTTGCCTTACTTCGAGCGGTGTGGTGTCGTGGATGCGCTGGAAATAAGCTTGGTCAGCACTCCTGCTGTCCGGGTGGCCCGTGTTGTTTCTATTGATGGAGTGAATCTATGAAGAAGGTTTTAGCAACGGATGTAGTGGTAGCGGATGGTGTGGTGAGTGAGGGTGAGGCGATCGCTCAACTGAACTCAAAAAGTAAAGGAGAGAGTGATGCTGTACAAAATATAGAGCAATCTAAAACACAACCCGAATCATCCCCAGAACAACCTAACGAACAACCTCAAGAGTTGCGACTAACTGCCGACCAACTGCAAGCGGCAATTACACAAGCCATTGATAACGCTACCGCTCCACTACGACAACAAATAGAGCAAACCCAACAACAACTCAATGAAGCGATTCAACAACGTGATTCCCTACAGCAGGTGTTTAACGTGATTGGTAAACCTGCGGTGATGGTAAATACCAAGCTTGCGCCTGGGCGCGGTCTCTCCGAGACACCCGCAAGGGGTCGTGCAGCGGGATTAGCCGCTGATTTTATGCAAGCGTGCGAGAGTGCGCCCTCTGAAATTTACGTCAATCGCAAGACCGGAAAGCGATATGTACATCGGGATTTGAACGATGCCCGTCGCGTGTTTCATAGCGATCGCCTGCAACTCCGCAAAGACATGGAACAGCTTGCCCGTGACCACGGCTTTTTGCAAGGTTATCGCCGCATGAGTGCCAGTGATGCAGTTACTGTCAGAACTGACATTGCACCCTTACTGCTCGATTACCTGTCGATGGTGATTCGGGAAACCCATTCAGCCCGATTCATCTACTGGCAATTTCCCTGGTATGAGCTGGAGTTAGGCAAGGGACCGGGTGACACCGTGCAAGTCTCTCGGCAGCGATGGATTGCAGAACCAACCACAGTGGCATCTCGAACCCTCACACCCGGTGTTCCCCTGACCAATACTCGACAGAACATCTCCTCCGGAGCCGTGACCATAGCATTGCAAGAGCGGGGCTTAGGGCTGGATGCTTCTAATCCTCCCGTGGCGATTCCTGAATTCCTAACCGCCTACTCCATGATCAACCTAGAAAACGTTGTGATTTCCCGATTGGGACACGACTATGAAGCGTCCGAAGATCTCTTCATTCGTACCCGCTACTTCGCCACCACACGAGTGGTGTACAACAACCGACAATCGGTGACGACTAATCCAGGTAGCCTAACTGCGAGTGGGGATGGAACCATTACCGAAAACTTCCTCAACAACCTCTATGCCTACATGAGCGGGTTACAGATTCCCCCATTAGATGATGGCTGCTATGTCTACCCCCTGCACACTACAGGGTTAGCTCAACTGAAAAACTCCCTCTCGGCTAAGAACCAGTACCTAGACCAGATGAACCTGGAGGAGCTGACGATGCTCCTACAAGTGGCATCCAACCGAGAAATGGGACGCTGCTCTGGGTATGCCGGATCGGCCTGTGGCTTCCACCTCTTTAACACCAACGCTCACTCGATGGGAGCTGCTGGAACGGAAGGGGTGCAAACGGAAACCTTAGGGGCTGGCTCTACCCTGACTCGTGCCAGTGTGGCGTTTGGTCGGGCAGCCGTGGCACGGGCGATCGGGATGGAAGCGGAGATCAGAACCGACAATAACGACGACTTCCAACGGTTAGACTCCTTTACTTGGCTCTCCCATGAAACGACAGGAGATTTGGATGTGGACCCGGCAATCCACCCTGATCAGCAGCTGCGAGTGGTTGAGGTTCATACGACGGATGTGGTGCTTTAGTTTGGTGGTTAATGGTCAGTGGTCAGTGGTCAGTGGTCAATGGTCAATGGTCAATGGTCAATGGTCAATGGTCAATGGTCAATGGTTAATCGTTAATTGTTAGGTGAATTATGGCTGACAAGTTTCCGACGGCGTATTACGAGGCTCACAATATTCCGACCTGTCCCAATGGGGATAAGGTGCGCTCTGACGAGGAGGGACTGTTTTGCTGGGTTGAGGGGGCACGAGTTCCGGCTCTAGTGACGGGGGGTCAGGTTGTGCTTCAACCAGTCAGCACAGTGCCTGAACCCTTAGTTGAGCCTGCTAAGACTCCAATACCTGCTAAAGCCAAAGCAAAGGGTGAACCGACTGATGCCAACGGATAATGAATATCTCAGGCTCATCTACAACGGAATGCCAGGTGCTAAGCCCTCTGGGGTAAACACTTCCCAACTGAATGCAGCAAATCAAAGCACACAGATTGACTTTGAAAAGCGATCGCGCCTGTCAGTGGGGTATCAAATCTCTGGTATCTCTGGAACGCTAACCCTGCGGCTGGAAGGGCGGATGTCGGCTACAGATGCCAACTGGTATCCCCTCTCCGCGACGGGGCAAGACATTAGCAGAACTGCCAATGGCAACTATTTCTTCTCCTGGGAGGGGACAGCCTTTCAAGTGCGGGTGTTGTTCGTTTCAGGAACTGGAACCGTTCTGATCTCCATGAGGGTTGATTGAGAGTGACTAACCTGAACTCTGGCTCTGGTCTACTCAACCTGAACGGATTAGGGATGGCTGGAGGGTCTAACCTGAACGTGGGCGATCGCAACCTCAACTTACAGGAGTGGGCTAATACGCTGACGGGTGCAACTGTCAACATGAATCTAGGATCGGGCAACCTTAACCTACCTGCGCCGACTGCCTCGCCATCTCCGTCACCTACGCCTACTCCAATCTCACCAGCAGGGCTGCCCTTACCAGAGAGTTGGATTGATGTGAGCCAGGAAACAGCGATCGCTGATGGGTTGCCAATGGTGACACTGACGGAGCGTTCACCAGCAGAGCGATCGTTCACATCGGCTATGCCCGGAACCTATCGAACCAATCAAAGAAATGGGCTGCCTGTGCTGCGAACGACACCCCTAACGACAGCTTACCTGGCTTCGACAGCTCCGGTGATTGCGAGTGGTTCGCCGTTCTGTCTGTGGTTTGTGGGGCGATCGGATGGAGCTGACGCGATCGTCTGGGGAAACCAGCTTCCCAACCATCAAGTGCGAATCAACTATACAGGGAACCGCACGCTGTTTCTCTACAACGGGCCTTCGGTCACGAGTGATGGGCTGACAGGAGCGGAGGCGACAGCATGGAACATCTACCTCTTTGTGCGAAACACAGCAAATGAGGTGCGCTTCTACTTGAACGGAGTACCGAAATTCTCAGTAGTGGGTAACAATGCCGGAGCATTTAACCTGGGGCGGCTCTTAGAAAGCTTTAGCACTCCATTTGTAGGAGACTTTGCCGAAGCGGGGTACAATGCGGCTGATTTTTCTACAGCTCAGCTCAACAGCTTAGGGATGTATCTGAGTGTTAAGTGGGCGATCGCCTGGACCCCTATCCCATGAACTCGAATCAGGTTTTTACTGAAGTTCGGCGGATAGCAGTGCGGGTGCATCTGATAGGGGTTGCTCCGGTCGCTGGCGCGGTAGAGGTGGGTAGTGTGGCTCTGTCTCTTCCTAAGCGTGAGTTGATGCGGGGGGTGTTACTACAGGTCAGCCCTGATTCAACCGAGCGGATTTGGATTGTGGGTGAGGAAGGCGGTGTGAGTGAAGGGATTAGCATCGACGCTGGCGATCTCTTCGAGATACCCGCAAGGGGTCGCCACTTTTTTCTTCCGGTGGGAAATTTAAACCAAATTTGGCTAGTGGCTGAGGTCGATCATGCCCTAGTTCATTACTGGGCGATCTAATCCCCCTAGTAATTCGGTGACAGTTTTGTACACAAGTTTGATAAGCTCTCAGAAAAGCTTTACGTGATAAAGCTTTTAGAGGTAAGGCAGAGGTCTGCAAAACCTCCACTCCCCAGTTCGAATCTGGGTGCCGCCTTTAAGGAAAAACATTACAGGGCAAGTGTTCTGGGGATAATCTCAGTGTTGTGGGTGAGCGCATAAAATGGCGCGATTAGCAAATTAGCGGCGCAACCCCAAATTTTAGGCAGTTTTTTTGCTTGCAAATTAGTAGCTGTACGTTTTCACGAAAAATGGCGCGGCTTTCAAATTCGTGGCGCGTAGCCCAATTTTACCCATATTCCAAGTCTTTCAAATTCATGGCGCGGATTTTTCTTGTTTTCAAATTCGTGGCGTGAGTTCGTTCAACACCATCAAGTTTTTCAATTGCTTGCTAAAGCCTTCCTAAAACCCTCATAAATTGCGGCTTTCAGCCTTTGAAAGGTACTGAAAATTACTCAAATTCATGGCGCGAATTTTCTTCAGAGATTGCGCTTTCAAATTCATGGCGCGGATTTTTCTTGTTTTCAAATTCGTGGCGTGTTCACCTATTAAAACTCCACAAGAACTGCGGATCAGGCGAGCAACTTAACAGAACTATTAGGAGGTACTTACTGCTTCAGCTATATAGTTAGATGTCAGATTAACTGCGCTATATCCAAAAATGAGGTACAAAGCTTTTTTGTTAGAGAAGTTTCACAAAAGAGATATTTGTACCCTCATATCAAGCTGCAAGATAGCTGCGCTGGGGCAAAAACCTTTATAAAAAACAGTCTCAGGCTATGAGACTCTCCGAAACATAATCATTGAATTAACTGCATTTTTAGGGAAGTCTACATAAGTAAAGTAATTTGCAGACCCCTGCCTCTTTCAACCTACCTTTTAACCCACCTATTGACGGGAGGGCATCAGCAACGAGCGTCCTATCCCAACCGCGATCGCCCGCCGCACGATCTTTCAACCCACCCATTGACGGGAGGGCATCAGCAACTGCGACTTGCTGCAATCGACCAAGTTGCAAACTTCACTTTCAACCCACCCATTGACGGGAGGGCATCAGCAACCCAAGATAGAGATGCAGATGGCAGCATTAAGTCTTGCCTTTCAACCCACCCATTGACGGGAGGGCATCAGCAACTTCCGCCTGCAATCTGAGCAGCGGTATAGGTTGCAGCTTTCAACCCACCCATTGACGGGAGGGCATCAGCAACCTCTATAGCAAGCAATGATCACGTCAGCGTCAGGCTCTTTCAACCCACCCATTGACGGGAGGGCATCAGCAACCCTTGACCCGACAAAGCTTGACTACATCGACCTGCTAGCCCCCTTTTCGCAAAGGTTGCTAGCTTTTGAAGAAAATTTGGCTTTTTGAGTATTAGAAAAACCTAAGTACAGGACAAAAGCTTGCAAAGAGGGAGTAGGAGAGGGTTTCATGAGAATTACTACATTCATCCATAAAACCCTCATGAATCAGGTTACTCTACTTCGAGATGCACTGCGTCCCCATCTTGCTTGGCATGGGGCAAGATTAAGCTTTGTCGCTGCGTTCCTCATTGCCCTCTTGCGAGTCAAAACCGTCAATTTCGCTGAGGTAGCGACGGGCTTTAGTGGCAAGGCTCAGACCGATTCTCACTACAAACGCTTGCAGCGATTCTTCCGCTCCTACGAACTCAATTACACCGAGATTGCTCAAACGGTTGTCGCCCTCATGGCGATTCCAGAGCCGTGGACTTTGTCGTTAGACCGAACGGAGTGGCAGTTCGGTGATTGCGTCTTCAACATCCTAATGTTGGGCGTGGTGCATGAGGGTGTTACTTTTCCCCTCGTCTGGTGCTTACTCGATAAGCGAGGTAATTCCAACAGTGATGAACGCATGACGCTGTTCAGTCAGTTTCTAGAACGATTCGGTGAGCGAGAAATCGCTTGTCTGACCGCAGATCGAGAGTTTGTGGGTAAAGACTGGTTTGGGTATCTGCTGAGTGACCCGCTAACTCCCTTTCGGATTCGTATTCGAGAGAATCATAAACTCACTCATGGTCGAGTCAGCCTCAAAGTCGCGATTGCGTTTGCTGATTTAGCGGTGGGGCAAACCAAGGTTTTGCGTCATCAACGACGTTTGTGGGGGCACTGGGTTTATATTGCGGCTTTGCGCTTAGAGGACAATTCACTGTTAGTCGTTGCAACCCAAAGCGCCCCTAAATCTGCCATCTCTGATTATGCAAAACGCTGGTCGATTGAAACCTTGTTCGGTATCTTCAAAACCCGTGGTTTTTGCCTTGAATCGACTCATCTAACGGATCGGGAGCGCTTGAGCAAACTTCTGGCGTTACTCTCGTTAGCCTTGTGCTGGGTCATTCTTACTGGAGAATGGCTTCATGAAATCAAGCCGTTGACCATCAAAAAGCATGGACGCAGAGCCAAGAGCATTTTCCGTTATGGCTTTGACCATCTTCGCCACATCGTGCTCAACTTAGAGCAGAAAATGGATGATTTCCGCCACGCTCTACAATTTTTGTCCTGTACTTAGTAGAAAAACTTATCAAATTGTGTAAGTTTTCATACATCAAAATTTCAGACATTGGCAAACCTCCTGGAGAATCTTACCTCGCTTTGGTTTGCCAAACTTAAAGAATTGGTAGGCTCAACCCATGCTTGGGGCGTATGATAGCTGGCATGACATGTATCTCTGTATCCTTATAATTAGAAGCGTTGATCTGCTAATTCTAAGAATTGCTTCCTCAACAGGTGGCGCAACTGTATTTGTGCTAGCGGCATCTGATAAATCAAAGCACGCATTATCACGGACGAAGCAGACAGCTATCGGGGACGGAAAGCAACAAAACTAACCCATATTTAGTGGAGCTTTGCAACGCGCCAACAACTTTAATCATTCAATTGTCTAGGTTCGGAAGTTGTTGTCAGACGAGCAAACTAAGCAACGGTGGAATTTAATGCCGAGTCATTGGTTGCAGTGCAGATTGCTACTGCTTTTTCTTTCATCGTACCTTCCCTGGTCTGATAACCTGTTACAACTCGAATACCATGCTTAGCGGCACAACTGCGAATAGATTGAGCAAGTTGTTTGTGACTCCATCGATGCATACTCATGCGAACCTTTTTTTGATACGCCTTCTGAAGGTTAACGTTGTCATCAGGGAACAATCTCCTTGCCTTAGCTTGAATTTCACACTCAACACTTTCACGTAGACTTTGGAAGTCGGGAATGATGATGCAGCTTGCTCGCCATTTTTGACACAGTTCCACAATGCGATTAGCAATTAAATGGTTAATGTGCTGCATTAAGTTAGATTCCTCCTCACTTCGGGCATAAAATCCTTGCTGTTGTTCTTTGCTTCTCAGGAACTGGTTCTTCTTTTTTAACCTACTCCAGCGACCAACCAATCGATAGTCCTCTAGTTTCAGTTGCAATAGACTTCGAGTTCCTTGAGGGATTCTCCTTCGCTTCCTCCTATGCTTTCCTTTTCCTTTACGTTCTGGTTCAACCTTGAAATCAAGTTCCTGCTCTAAGTTCCTTCCTACTTGGGATTTTATAAACTTTTCTCGAATTTTCTGAGACCGTTTCTTCAGAACTTCTGAATCTTGTTTAGTTAGCAATCCCCGAAGATCTAAATACTTCAATGGTTCAGGCAACTTGCTCTGAGCTAAACACGGAACCCGTTGATCTACCACCGCAGCTCCTACTAGCTTATTTAGAGTGAAGCAAACTCCTACTGCAATTTGAGATTCTCCTTGATAAGCCGCTTTGCTAGGGCGAGGTGGAGGCAAATTGTTTTCCAATCGCTTCAAGCTTGTTTTGAGGTGTTTGATCCTAGCCTGCTTCTTTTTCGATTCCTCAGAGGACGACAATAATTCCTCTTCTTCTTCTGAATCATCTTCCTCAGAAGGTTCACTAAACTCTCCTGACACTCCCATCTTCTCAAGTTCTGCTTCCGCCCTCTCAAGCTCTGCTCGCTTTTGAGCCAACTTCTCCTGTCTTATTTGCTCTGTCCCCTCAGCAGTTAACAGACGTGGATCATAGGTGCAGTGTAAATAAAGGCGGTGAGTTTTCCAGGGTAGCCTTTTGCTAAGGGTAAGATACAGAAGACCTTTAAACCAGGATTCAAACCTCTGGTTGAAAAGCTCTAGCTCATGGCTTGAACAGGATGATTGCTCTGGCACCTGCATCCCACTGAACCACTTCAACCATAAGTTCTGTAACTTCCAATGGTTTGTTTTGTGTAATTCCTGGTGATCTTCCCTCCAAAGTAAACTGGCAGAGCGTAAAGCAAACAGGCTCATTGAAAATTTCTTTTCCTCTTCCAGTTCATGGAATGAACTATAGTCTGTGAAGAATTGCTTTAGAATCGGTTGCTGCCTGCGATCGCAGTAAACTG from Oscillatoria sp. FACHB-1407 carries:
- the cas12k gene encoding type V CRISPR-associated protein Cas12k (Type V-K CRISPR systems have also been known as with the large Cas12k protein, has also been known as type V-U5, and Cas12k as C2c5.): MHTTKFLICADLETREYLWNLFLKYSLFVNQLIREVIDDQDFETWRSKGVVSRENLKKLCDNIREKDKSFAELPARIYTSAISTVLYTFNSWFEVQKSLGMAIEGKQNWLQLVETDIALSENTDFSDTKIRARAAKVLTQVENELKKERKKLASKKALASKMSLLFKKWKTTKLPLTRRAIAHLLKNSCQVNLEEEDPDQLALRLERKRVEIERLQKQLESRLPKGRDLLGQHYEEALEKAIALPDVSEDFETWEQDEPNRMAEMSRLPKTLPYPILFGSNDDVYWSKVSNSSSNQSTEKTTRTKPKRCRTRKRQRKSKERIHVCFRGVGLSDLRLAVYCDRRQQPILKQFFTDYSSFHELEEEKKFSMSLFALRSASLLWREDHQELHKTNHWKLQNLWLKWFSGMQVPEQSSCSSHELELFNQRFESWFKGLLYLTLSKRLPWKTHRLYLHCTYDPRLLTAEGTEQIRQEKLAQKRAELERAEAELEKMGVSGEFSEPSEEDDSEEEEELLSSSEESKKKQARIKHLKTSLKRLENNLPPPRPSKAAYQGESQIAVGVCFTLNKLVGAAVVDQRVPCLAQSKLPEPLKYLDLRGLLTKQDSEVLKKRSQKIREKFIKSQVGRNLEQELDFKVEPERKGKGKHRRKRRRIPQGTRSLLQLKLEDYRLVGRWSRLKKKNQFLRSKEQQQGFYARSEEESNLMQHINHLIANRIVELCQKWRASCIIIPDFQSLRESVECEIQAKARRLFPDDNVNLQKAYQKKVRMSMHRWSHKQLAQSIRSCAAKHGIRVVTGYQTREGTMKEKAVAICTATNDSALNSTVA
- a CDS encoding helix-turn-helix domain-containing protein gives rise to the protein MTIQKTALSDCVKIGDLIRDLRHRLGLTQEKFAAQLGVTFPTVNRWENKHAKPSPLALEKIEAMVKRLGEPGKELLSKYTSGK
- a CDS encoding IS4 family transposase, whose translation is MNQVTLLRDALRPHLAWHGARLSFVAAFLIALLRVKTVNFAEVATGFSGKAQTDSHYKRLQRFFRSYELNYTEIAQTVVALMAIPEPWTLSLDRTEWQFGDCVFNILMLGVVHEGVTFPLVWCLLDKRGNSNSDERMTLFSQFLERFGEREIACLTADREFVGKDWFGYLLSDPLTPFRIRIRENHKLTHGRVSLKVAIAFADLAVGQTKVLRHQRRLWGHWVYIAALRLEDNSLLVVATQSAPKSAISDYAKRWSIETLFGIFKTRGFCLESTHLTDRERLSKLLALLSLALCWVILTGEWLHEIKPLTIKKHGRRAKSIFRYGFDHLRHIVLNLEQKMDDFRHALQFLSCT